The genomic stretch GTCTTGTAGCCCTTGCCGCCCACGGTGCTGGCCCAGCCCTGATACACAAGGAGCATCTGGCCGCCGCTACCGCAGCAAAGTCTCGGGCACACCTGGTATCCTTGCTGGCTGACGACAGAACCGCCTCCGAATACGGTTCCTCCCGGCATCACCCGCGCTCCGTAGATGTCACAGTCGGTGCCGCTGCGATAGTCTTGCCACACCACAAGAGAGTTCGCACCGTCGAAGGCAATTGCAGGCATCGCTTGATGCCCCGTTCCGGTGCATACGGCGATTCCTGCCGTATCGAGCACGGCCCCGGCCGGCGTCACCCGCGCTCCGTAGATGTCGAAGTTGCTGCCGCTGCGATAGTCTTGCCACACCACAAGAGAGTTCGCACCGTCGAAGGCAAGGGCAGGATAGCACTGGTTGTACGGCGCCTGCGAGATGACAAAACCCGATGGGTCAAGCACAGTGCCCTGTGGCGTCACACGTGCTCCGTAGATGTCGCAGATGCTGCCGCTGTGGGCTTCTTGCCACACCACGAGGAAGTTCGCGCCGTCAAAGGCAAGGGCAGGAGTCCATTGCTGGCTCGCCGTGGTTGAGATTGGAAGGCCTGCGGGGTCGAGCACCGTGCCCTGCGGCGTCACCCGCGCTCCGTAGATGTCCCAGTAACTGATGTCGCTGCGGTCGTCTTGCCACACCACGAGGAAGTTCGCGCCGTCAAAACCCACGGCAGGGGACCACTGGTCGTTTGCCGCGTGCGAGATGACGATCCCCGCAGAGTCGAGCACTGCGCCCTGCGGCGTCACCCGCGCACCATAGATGTCGGCTCCGCCGCCGCGGCTATCTTGCCACACCACGAGGAAGTTCGCGCCGTCAAAGGCAAGGGCTGGTGAGCACTGGGAGTCTGTTGCCTGCGAGATGACAAAGCCCGCCGGGTCGAGCACCGAACCCTGCGGCGTCACCCGCGCACCGTAGATGTCCCAGCCGCCGCCGCCTCGGTAGTCTTGCCACACCACAAGGAAGTTCGTACCGTCATAACCCGCCGCGGGGCGGTACTGATCGTTTACCGCCTGCGAAATGACAAGGTCCGCAGAGTCAGGCACCGTGCCCTCCGGCGTCACCCGCGCACCATAGATATCGCCGTCGCTACCGCTACGGCGGTCTTGCCACGCCACTAAGAAGTTCGTGCCGTCAAAGGCAAGCGCAGGAACCTGTTGGCTGTCTACTGCCGCCGAGACGACTATTCCGGCGGTGTCGAGCACCTCTCCTGCAGGCGTCACCCGCGCACCGTAGAGGTCGCTGACGCCGTTGCGATCGTCTTCCCAGGCCACGAGGAAGTTCGCGCTGTCAAAGCCGACGGAAGGCGTGCACTGGTCGTGTGCTGCCTGCGAGATGACAAAGCCTGCGGAGTCGAACACCGCGCCCTGCGGCGTCACTCGTGTACCGTAGATGTTGTAGTCGCTGCCGCCGCGCCGGTCCTGCCAGACAACCAGGAAGTTCGCGCCATCAAAAGCAAGGACTGGATATTCTTGGGTTGACACTGCAGTCGATACGGCTACTCCAGCTATATCAATCACCACTCCAGCCGGGGTCACCCGTGCACCATAGATGTCACCATAGGGCTCGCTGCGGCAGTCCTGCCACACCGCGAGGAAGTTTGTGCCGTCAAAGCCGATGGAAGGGGTGCACTGGTCGTGTGCCGCCTGCGAGATGACGATGCCCGCGGAGTCGAGCACCGCGCCCTGTGGCGTCACCCGCGCACCGTAGATGTCGTAATAGCTGCCGCTGTGATATTCTTGCCACGCCACGAGGAAGTTCGCGCCATCGAAGGCAAGGACAGGAGAGCGCTGGGAGTCTGCTGCCTGCGAGACGACAAAGCCTGCAGAGTCGAGCACTGTGCCCTGTGACGTCACCCGCGCACCGTAGATGTAGGCGCTGCCGCCGCGGTAATCTTCCCACACCACGAGGAAGTTCGAACCGTCAAAGGCAAGGGCAGGAGAGCGCTGGGAGTCTGCTGCCTGCGAGACGACAAAACCTGCAGAGTCGAGCACTGTACCCTGTGGCGTCACCCGCGCACCGTAGATGTCGCTGCCGCCGCTGCGATTGTCTCGCCACACCACGAGGAAGTTCGCCCCGTCAAACGCGACCGCAGGTTCTGACTGGTCGTTCGGCGCAGGCACGAGGGTAGCGCTTGTGTCAATCAGAAACTCGCCATCGTCGAGGACGGGGACCGAGGGTTCACGGGTTCTCGGATTCGAGCCGGCTGAATGGACCTGCCGGGCGACCGTGTTCGGGTCAAAGCCGGGTCGCACAGAAGCAACCAACTGAGTCGCCGTTCCTAGCCGCTGACCGATGGCTGCCGACAGTACGCAGCCAAGGGCGAGAAGTAGTGACAGAGGCTTCATCTTGCCTCCTTACTCTGTGATTACGACCTTGCGGACAACCTGCGCTTGAGCTTGGGCTTGTGCCTCGTGCTCAAAGTACACTCCCGGCGCCAGCGCTCGCACATCATTCGCACCCGGGCGAAGTATCAACACTTTCCGCCCTGCCGCGTCAAACAGGCAGCTTGGGCTTGCGCCTGAGCTTGTGCTTTCCTTGAGGTACAGCACGCCGCTGATGATGGTTGGAGTTTTCGTCACTCGTACTTCGTGTTTCGGCGTTTCCTCCGCTGTTCCTGCGGTGCTGTCAATCCAGGCGATCGCTGCCTCGACGACCACGTCCTTTCCGTTCGCGACCGCGTCGCGTGTGTGCCAGACCGGCACGTCAACCGGGAACTCCCGGTGTGTGAGGAAGTACGTTGTATCGGAGGCCAGGCACGCCTCACCCACCGCATAGTTCGCGGCCCAGCCGGTGGGCATGCTCAGCTCGGTCGGCGCGTTGAATGCGGTGTTGGTCGACTTGCCGAAGGTCTTCACACGGGGGTGGAATGTCATGCGGAACGCGACCTGGTCGCCTGAGCTCACCGCGCCCGGTCCGACCAGAACCGCAATCGGCTTGTCGTAGCCGACCCCGTTGCCCGGTATCTTGAAGCCGCTTGCAGGGCCAGTCACAAACATGGCATAGTGGTTACCGGGGTCGCTCCGAGCCGTGAAGCATATTGTCTCCGTCGAGTCACGGAACAACAGGTTCAGCCCGCTGTCACTCAGGGACATGTCGCCGCCCTCGTTGAACCGGAAGTCGACGATGATGCCCTTGAGCGTCGCGTCGCTGACGAGCGCGTTGACCGCATTGTAGAACTCGTGCCCGGCATTGTACCACCACACCCAGCCGTAGATGTAGCCGATATGGGTTCCGCTCACGATGCCATAGGTGACCGAGGGCGAGCCAACAGTGTCAGGCATCGGCACACCGGGAATGTCCAACTGGTCAGTCGCGAACAGGGACATGCTGTGCCCCACCAGCAGCGAAGTCGGCAGGTGCTCGGTATCGCCGGTCGAGTATTTGACAATGTCTATGGTGTCGAACAGGTGCCAGTTCATGCCTGCGGCGTTCAGCAGTGAGTGAGTCATCGCGGTACTGCAGCTACCCCAACACCATTGCTTCCGGATCGGCAGTTGCGCATCTTGCAGCTCGCGGAGGATGTCGGTCCAGGGACGTCGGTCATACCCGAGGATGACGTCGCCCGGCTGCAGTCCCAGGGGGTGATTCTCGGCCACGCGATAGACCAAGAGCGAGCTGTCGGGCAGCGGCGTCAACCCAGCCCCAAAATGCCCAACGTCCATCCAACCGGCGACAATCCATAGTGGTACGCCCGGCAGCAGTTCGGTACCGTTTACGGTCAGGTCACTGATGCTAGTGTGCCCTTCTCGCAGCGCCATTGCCAGGTGCTTCATGATTGCGGCAAACCTGCCGCGACTCACCGTGTCCTCAATTTCCCATCGGTACACTGACCGAAGGGAATCCCAGTTCACCGTAAGGTTGTTGAAGCAAGCGAAGCTGTCATCAACTGTGTTCCAGAATTGGTCGAAGATTGCCAGTTCTTCGTCGACCGGCAGTCCCGGTCCCCAAGTGGAATCAATCACCCGCTGCCAGTCGGTCTTGGAGTAGTGCCCGGGTTGCTTCGGTATCCAGTGCGGCGGCGGGCTGGCATTGATTGCCGGCTC from bacterium encodes the following:
- a CDS encoding S41 family peptidase, translating into MVSTRRILLVVLGLVAVVVAAYADYSAAPVTTPIWLGEPAINASPPPHWIPKQPGHYSKTDWQRVIDSTWGPGLPVDEELAIFDQFWNTVDDSFACFNNLTVNWDSLRSVYRWEIEDTVSRGRFAAIMKHLAMALREGHTSISDLTVNGTELLPGVPLWIVAGWMDVGHFGAGLTPLPDSSLLVYRVAENHPLGLQPGDVILGYDRRPWTDILRELQDAQLPIRKQWCWGSCSTAMTHSLLNAAGMNWHLFDTIDIVKYSTGDTEHLPTSLLVGHSMSLFATDQLDIPGVPMPDTVGSPSVTYGIVSGTHIGYIYGWVWWYNAGHEFYNAVNALVSDATLKGIIVDFRFNEGGDMSLSDSGLNLLFRDSTETICFTARSDPGNHYAMFVTGPASGFKIPGNGVGYDKPIAVLVGPGAVSSGDQVAFRMTFHPRVKTFGKSTNTAFNAPTELSMPTGWAANYAVGEACLASDTTYFLTHREFPVDVPVWHTRDAVANGKDVVVEAAIAWIDSTAGTAEETPKHEVRVTKTPTIISGVLYLKESTSSGASPSCLFDAAGRKVLILRPGANDVRALAPGVYFEHEAQAQAQAQVVRKVVITE